attttgtttttgacgttgtgtccttgagcaaggcacttcaccctacttgcctcggggggaatgtccctgtacttactgtaagtcgctctggataagagcgtctgctaaatgactaaatgtaaatgttttgttcTCTATGTGGCTATATCTTATATCAGATGGAGCCACAGGGTGGCGCTTTCTCCTTTCAGGCCAACTCACAGCATACAGTGGAAGACCGACACTGCAGCTGAAAGAGGCCTCACTGCTTTGTGAAGCTTAGCAATTGAACAATGGTtgaatgccccccccccgccttatTCCACTCACTATTCCTGCTCCTGTTTTCTACCTCCCCACTGCTCTCTTTTTTATTCTGTAATCATCCCCCTACAAcgtgttttctctttttctctatatTCTCTATTCTTTGTATTTCTTTTATATGTATAAAGTTTAGAAATAGCCTGTTTCAATATACCAatctccccgcccccctctcctttcttctctcattcttttatccAGATCACAGGGGCGATCCTGCTGGCAGTGGGAGTATGGGGGAAGCTGATGCTGGGTCCGTACATCTCTGTGATTGCGGACAATTCCACCAACGCACCTTTTGTGCTCATTAGCACCGGCACCGTCATCATCGTTTTCGGACTTTTTGGCTGCTTTGCCACCTGTAGGGGGAGCCCATGGATGCTGAAGCTGGTGAGAGTAGGGGAGAGGTGGATAATTTAaactgaaaggagaggagaggagggagggagggagggagggagggagggagaatttgCTTTGCCTAATCTTAGGTCACATTACTCTCCATCTGTTTTCTTTCTCTGactaattttctctctctcttgtttcctTTCCaccccttctgtctgtctgcagtatgCAATGTTCCTGTCCCTGGTCTTCTTGGCTGAGTTAGTGGCTGGGATCTCCGGTTTTGTTTTTCGCCATGAGGTCAGTCTCTCCAAGCCCACTGACACAACACCATACTCAACCTTTTATTCCATGTTGGAGAGTTTCTGTTTTATCAGTgaatatgtatgcatgtgtgtgtgcatgtgtagatAAAGGGTACATTCTTGAGGACGTACACGGATGCCGTGTTGAACTACAACGCTCAGGATGAGACCAGTCTGGCCGTGGACATGATGCAGCACAATGTAAGTCAACAGAACAACAGCAGAAAAGTTAGTCCAGACCCTACCTACGACAAAGGCCATCTGTACGCACAAGCGCCTCCATTGACAATTTTCCAGAATGTCTGAAATTATCTTTAACAAGAAACTGGTTCTCTAGATGGTCTATGCCTAGAATCCCCCAAATCAGCCAACTGACCAGACTATAGAATGTTACATCCATGAGAGATTGTATATTCAAAATCCTTCAAACTTACTGTCTTGCTTTGGAAAAGTAAAAATGCCCCACCCTCTGCcccacttccctctccccccgcgTCCCCCTATAGCTGCAATGCTGTGGGGTGTATAACTACACCAGCTGGCTGGCCAGTGTGTACTACCCTTCCAATGGCCTCCCATCCAGCTGTTGCTCCAATGCCTCCGACTGCAGCCCCCAGGACCGCCGCAATGCCACTGTGGCCCCCACTAAGGTCTACCAGAAGGTCAGTACACATCTTAGATCCCATGTTACAGCATGATATGTCCCAAAGCTTTCACCCTTTAATGTCCCAGCCTGTTTGTCCACCACACATCTGAGGTTTTCTGTATTCAGGGCTGCTACGAGCTAGTCACCTCCTTCTTAGAAACCAACATGGCCATCATCGCAGGAGTGACGTTTGGCATCGCCTTCTCACAGGTCAGAAAGGACCACAAGGCctacattttttacaaagagttCAGTACATGATTCATTTGGATTGTTCATTTCTCCACTATCTTCATAAGCCTGACTCAATTGGCCTTTGTGTCTTCTCTTCCCTTTTTActgcctgtccctctctccaactcaGTTGATTGGCATGTTACTGGCATGCTGTCTTTCGAGGATCATCACGGCTAATCAATACGAGATGGTGTAACAGTGATGGAGCAGTTGAGTGGacgcacatacactcactcactcacacacattcttctatgcacacacacacactccttttctctgtcaCACAAACAGATTTGTTTTACTATCCTAGTGAGGACGGACAATTAACTCCTATTCAAAATTGTGTTATCCCTGAACTTAACTCTTCGTGTAATTCCAACCCTAAACCTAAAAACCCTAAAAACCCTTAGAAATAGCACTCAACGTTGTGGTCCCAAGAAAATGTCCTCACAAGTTAAGTTAAACAAGACACATTTtactcacaaatacacacacaaacagaaacactgtAAATGAGCATGGATCATTTATTATTtcagggagatgaagaggagaggatgacaggGTGACACCTTTGAAGCCTGGGGAATGAGGACGGACACCCATTTCCCCAGTACAGCACATTGCATCTTTTCTCACActgagctctctctgtctccatctccctgtccAGACTTGCTATCTCCCATTTTAATAATGTAACTAATTGTAAAAAAGCCATTCCTTAATTCACTGCTGTGCCATGAAAAGCTTtctatctccatccctctgccccCCGCTGTCTGGCATTGAAGTTGCCTTTGTTCTGGTGTGGA
The DNA window shown above is from Osmerus eperlanus chromosome 3, fOsmEpe2.1, whole genome shotgun sequence and carries:
- the LOC134017712 gene encoding tetraspanin-7-like, encoding METKPVITCLKTLLIVYSFVFWITGAILLAVGVWGKLMLGPYISVIADNSTNAPFVLISTGTVIIVFGLFGCFATCRGSPWMLKLYAMFLSLVFLAELVAGISGFVFRHEIKGTFLRTYTDAVLNYNAQDETSLAVDMMQHNLQCCGVYNYTSWLASVYYPSNGLPSSCCSNASDCSPQDRRNATVAPTKVYQKGCYELVTSFLETNMAIIAGVTFGIAFSQLIGMLLACCLSRIITANQYEMV